Genomic DNA from Nitrospirota bacterium:
AAGATTGGATTGCCTGCTCAACTTCTTTTATGGACAGGTTTGACTTTCTCATCGAATTTCTACTCGCATTTGTTAAATTGTATTTGTTTCTAATATAAAAAAACGCCTCTGATTTGTCAATCCGAATAAATATCCCGGAAATAATGAAAAATTTACTTTAAAATAATATTGATTAACTTTTGTTAAAAGAGGGGGGGAGGGATCACTTCACATACACCCGCGGGAACATCTTTCAGCACCACGATAAAATCTTTCCCCCAACGGTAATCTACTGTTACTTTCTCCTCTTTCACGGGTCCCTTACAGAATAAACAGGGGTGGTATTTTCGTGCCATGGAATTATCTCCTTCTCTTTCGATAGTTATCTTCCCATTTCTGGGGATGCCGTGACGGATCATACACGGAGCAAATCTAATGGCCGGGTGATTATTTCTTACTAAAACCCACTAGCAAAATCTCAAAATCTCTGGAATTAAAAATCTTCATCCCTTTATATTTTTTAAGAATCAAAAGGTCTGAATCCCCTGTGACCAGGAAATCTGCTTCTGAGGCAATTCCACATGCCAGAATAGGATCATCTTTCTTGTCCCGGCAGACGCCTTTGATATGGATGCCTTTTTCTTCGGGATCTATATTCCGGGAAATCTCCGCAACTAGATTCATACTCTCCTCCACTTCTTCAGCGGAAAAGCCGAATTTGCCCGAAAGTTTACTCTTAAACTCGTTTAGAATATACGGACTTGTATATAAGAAAAACTCCTTCCGGTTTGCTTTTAGGAGAAGCTTCCAGCATAACCCCTCGGTTGAAAACGCTGCCAGCAAAACATTGGTATCGAATACAACCCTCAAGACACCGCCTTAAAAACATCCTCATCGGTTAAAATACCCTTCGTTTCGGCTTTTCTGGTCATTTTCTTTCTAAGTGCCATAAATTTGCTTTCCCAGATATAAGACCTCAGGGCTTCTTTTATGACGCCGCTTTTTGACTTACCTTCCGCTTTGGCAGTTTTTTGTAATTCAACAGCTAAATCCTTTGAAAGACTTACAGAAACGACTGTTCTCATAATGACCTCCTCCAAATTTGTATTACATTTTACTACATTTTATATAGGGATTCAATTCCAATGTCAAACCCAAGAACAGCGATAGAAAGTTGTCATTGCGAGCGAAGCGAAGCAATCTCGCCATCGTGAACCGAGATCGCCACGCACCCTGCGGGCGCTCGCGATGACAGGCAAAACAAGGAGTTACAAATCCTATCGCTGTTCTTTTTTTCAGGAATGGTTTTTTATGGAAGGGTGAGGGCTTTAACCGCCTGGTAAAGGGCAAAATTCATCGGCACCGGGATATTCAAAGCGAGGCCTTTTTGATAAATATCGCCGTTCAGGTAGTCGTTTTCAGTCTTTTTTCCTGATTTCCAGTCTTCATACATCGACGTGTGGTACTCTTTAAGTCCGTAAGTATTTGAAATGGTCTCTTCCGCGATATTTTCGTTTAGTGTTATCCCGGCTACCTGTTTCGCGACGACGATGATTTCAGAAATCACCTGCCGGATGACATCCAGGGCCCCTTTGGATTCCAACACCCTTTCAACCGGGCCATTAAATAAAATCGATAAGGGATTAAACGTGGCGTTCCAGCAGAGTTTTTCCCACTTCTTTTTCATGATTTCATCTGTGACATAGGCTGTAATTTTTGCCCGGACGAGTAATTCATGGATCTTTTCAAGGCGTTCGGTTTTCTCTCCGTTTAACTCCCCTATTGTGATGATCCCGCGTTTATAATGTCCGATCCTCCCTGGCTCGATGAGTTTTGAAGTAATAAACGCCACGCCGCCAATGACCTTATGGCTTCCAAATTGCTGTATTAAACGTTCTTCGGTGTTTACCCCATTTTGAAGCGTCAACAAAATCGTATCGGAAGAGACAACCGGTTTAATCTGCTCGAAAACCGTTTCAAGGTCATAGCATTTCACCGACAGGATAATTAAATCAAATGGCGAAGATAAATCCCGGGCGAGAACGGTCCTGGGTTGTATGGTCATGTTCCCCTTGTAGCTCTCAACGGTTAATCCCTTTTGCCTGATGACCTCATCAGTCGCCGGACGAACCAAAAAGGTGATATCGGCTCCGCTTTGATGGAGCAATGTTCCAAAATAACCGCCGACGGCGCCGGCGCCAACGACCAAAATTTTCATTTTTAGACCTCTGGATTCCCGCTTTCGCGGGAATGACGACCTTTTACGAGACCATCAATGCCCTTTTTAAGGGTTTTGAAATAGCGCCTGATTCCTGAATTAGAGAATAAGATCACCGCCGAAAACAGCATCGTTAAATAAATCTCCCCCCGGCTGATCTTTATCTTTTCTAACGGATTTCGTGGTGAGTTCACAAGTCTTTTCAACGTTTTAATGGCAAATAAAAGGGGCCAGAGGGAACCGAGCCTGATTCTCCAGGCTCTTCTCGGCACCCTCATCACATATTCAAGCCCGTTGTCCAGATAACCAATGGTCTTTTGAATGATTTTTTGATGAGAAGACCTTTCGGGATCGGGAAGATAAACCCGCCCTCTTTCAGAATCCTCCCTTTGATCCCGGAGGATGTTGATTAGCTGTAACCCTTTTCCTAACCGGGCGCCAAGCGCGACCATCTTTTCTTTCTCTTTTTTAAGATATTGATATCGGAAAAAGAGTTCGGTTAAAAACACCCCCGGAGCCCCTGCGACATGGCAGCAATATCGGTCAAGCTCTTCTTCGTTTTGAAGGGATTTTCCTTCCAGGTCCATTTCCATCCCTAACGTGACCTGTTTGAACAGAGTGAGGATCTGCTTCTGATCTTCTAATGAGAATTGTTGGAAGAGAAAGAGAGCCGGTTGAAGAGGTTCAAAGTGATCCCTCAGGCTTTGAACGGCGGGCAATGCCATTGCGCCTGTCACCACTTTATAAAAATCGGCCAGAACTTCTTTCCTCTGTTCTTTGGGAAAGAGGTCCGTATCAACGATCGTATCGGCCATTTTACAAAAAAGGTAAGCAACGGAAACCTGCTTCTTGACCGGGTTGGGGAAAATCATCAGACTCAGGTAAAACGATCGCGTGTTTTTCTTTAAGGCGAGTTTTATGGCTTCAAAAGGGTCGGTCATCTGATTTTCAAAGGAACAAAAGGCAATAGACCGTAAACCGGCCCGGTTTTGACAAACAGATCCAACGACTCGATAAAACTATTTTCAAGATTGCTTTTCGCCGCTAACATCTTAAAAAAGGCCGGTTTTAAAATAAACCGTTTCGTCAGGGCGAGATTACTGGATGATTGCAAAGGATTATTTGCCCGAAAGGCCGAGTTGATTCGATACTCCCCTTCAGTGATTAAAGACCCTTTCAGTAAATCAAATCGCTCAATTTCCGAAAAGGCAATTCGTTTTAACCCCAGCACCGCGCATTCTTTTTCGCGGGACACCTGAGCAAACTTTAAAATAGAATGGCTCCCGTCATAGGCCAATGCGTCAGGTTCGTCTTCAAAGAAGAAAAAGGGAGTTTTTTCCAGATTCTTCCCAAGAAAAGTTAAAAGGTCCCCCAGTTCGAAATGATTCGTTTGAATATGATTTTTTTTTAATTTTTCAGGATTGATCTTATTCAATAAACCCCGTTTTTGATTAAACATTTTTTCCGGAATTTGATTTAAATAAGGCGCCTCGGTTTTGAAATCTCTCCTTGAAACAAGATTGATTTCCCGGATCTCCGTTTTTAAGGCCGCATCAATCAGCCGTGAGAAATTTTCAGCGTTTCGGGGTTTCTCACTTGAAGAAGGGTCGATAAGATATAAAGCTAATTCCATAAATCCTTCCATGCTGTCATTGCGAGCACCCTTGGGGTGCGTGGCAATCTATCCTTAAGATTGCTTCGTCGAAAAAAACTCCTCGCAATGACACCCAAGAGATAGAAAGTTGTCATTGCGAGCGAAGCGAAGCAATCTCGCCATCTTGAACCGAGATCGCCACGCACCCTGCGGGCGCTCGCGATGACAGGCAAGACAAGGAGTTGCAAATCCTATCTCTGTTCCCGGGTGACACTACCTATTTGACAAACAGACGGATGTTTTTCTTTTCCCATTCGATCGCTTTTTCATAATCGGGGAACTTTCTTTCCCATTCATAAAATTCCTTTGAATGGTGAATTTTTCTCCCGGCCTCGCGGGAATTTTTTTCCTCAAATTTTGCATGAAGCATTTCATGATATAAAATATATTTGATAAAAAATTCAGGAACCTTTGAGTCGTCAAGCGCCGGATTGATCTTGATCAGGTTTGAAAAATTTTCAAAGGTCCCGAAACTAATGCTTCGCCTTCGTCTCCTTGAATAAGTTCTCCCCCAGGTGATCTGGCAATTGATTTCCTGATTGAAATTTTCGATATTGACGGCGTCAAAGAGAGGTTTTAATTGATAATAGACCCCCTGGGTGTTTAATTTCAACCGGTGACGCGCAGTTTTAGAATCTCGCGCGGGCCTGCTCCGGGCAATGAAATCCCGGATGATTCTTCGTGCCTGAAAGGTAGGGGAAAGGATAAACGTTCCAATCGCTTCCCACACCGCGTGAGGGGCATGCAAAAAGACTTCCTGAACTCTTAAGTGAACTTCGTGATTTCCCTTTTTTTGAACCGTAATTAAATGGGACCGGTTTTGGGTGACAATGATTTTTGTTTTTTTCTCTAATTTAAGAGAGAAATCTTTTTCCAAACTCAGGAGTCTGGTTTCGTTTGTTTGAAAAAGATCGAGTTGTTCCACTGACAGTTTCATCACCTGAGATAAATGGGATTAGAGTAAATCCAGGTCACTTTTCGCGTTCCCCCCCAGAAGGCCGGAATCTCCACTTCGACTTCGACCCGGTATTCTCCCGCCTCTTTGGTTTCAAAGGTAAGAGCGGCTTCCCGGCTATTTGAAACTTCCCGGCCGTTTCGATATAAACGGGTCGTCAACTCTTTGAATTTGTGATTCACAGGCAGTTTAACAGAAAAGACGGCAGGTTGTCCCGCCGGAAGCTGATCACCCATCCAAACGTTTTGGCCATTCTGTTTTGCGGAAAATAAAAAGCCCCCGGCATTTTCAAGAATATCCATTGAGACGTAAAGGTGCCCTTTTTGAATCGCTTCATAAAGGGCTTTTTTATCCTCTTGAAAATTTCCTGAAAAAGGATTTTTTAAAAGAACATGGTCGTGAGCGATGGGTAAAACTTTTTCTGCTTTTGGAAACGGGATTTTAACCTTGCCGGATACTCTGACAGCCTGATGAAAATCAGGGGCAAAAATTCCGACCATTTTATTTTTCTCGTTTCTCCTGTCCCATCCCTTTAGCGTTTTTTCGGGCCGTTCATAAAGCTGGATAAACGCGGCAGAAGAATTAAAGGGATAAGAAAGAAGGCTCAAAATAACGGCCGCGGGTTGAGCGGTGTACCATTGGTCCGCGAAATCGAGAATTTCTTCTCCCGTCATCCCCCGATCATCCCCTATTTTCCATTTCCACTTCGGATGGTCGGGATGCGCAATAAAAAGAAGCCCTCCCTGTTTTACGATGTCTGAAATCACCTCTTCAGTTTTTTCCCCCGGAAGCCGCGTCACATTCTTCACGTTTAACGCCAGGAGATACCCTTCGGGCAAGGAAAGCTCCTCCCCGGCAAGAACCAGCGTATTTTGATACCACCCTTCTTTTTTGTCTTCAAGGGGTCGAAGCGTATTGTGGTCTGTGGAGATCAAGAAGTCGACCTTTTGCTGTCCGGCGACCCGGGCAATTTCTTCAAAGGTTCCGGTGGCGTCCCCTGAATAATTCGTATGAAAATGAATGACCCCCTGGTAATCATAATATCCTTCCTGATTTTGTTGATGGACGCTCTCCGGATTGCCGACGGGCAGCGTCGTGATTCGAACGACAAAAAATGTCAGGAGGGAAACCAGGAAAATAAAAAGTTTGTTTTTCATTCTCATCTTTTTTCCGATTGAGGAATTCCGGTAAAGTTTTTTGCCAGGAAAAAATGATAGGTTCGAATTTTTATCCCCGATGGACTTTTGGGATAAAAAACCGGAATATCAGCAATCGGATTGATTTCGGCAAATAAAGACTTCGCCTC
This window encodes:
- a CDS encoding ribbon-helix-helix protein, CopG family; the encoded protein is MRTVVSVSLSKDLAVELQKTAKAEGKSKSGVIKEALRSYIWESKFMALRKKMTRKAETKGILTDEDVFKAVS
- a CDS encoding ketopantoate reductase family protein: MKILVVGAGAVGGYFGTLLHQSGADITFLVRPATDEVIRQKGLTVESYKGNMTIQPRTVLARDLSSPFDLIILSVKCYDLETVFEQIKPVVSSDTILLTLQNGVNTEERLIQQFGSHKVIGGVAFITSKLIEPGRIGHYKRGIITIGELNGEKTERLEKIHELLVRAKITAYVTDEIMKKKWEKLCWNATFNPLSILFNGPVERVLESKGALDVIRQVISEIIVVAKQVAGITLNENIAEETISNTYGLKEYHTSMYEDWKSGKKTENDYLNGDIYQKGLALNIPVPMNFALYQAVKALTLP
- a CDS encoding PHP domain-containing protein, which codes for MKNKLFIFLVSLLTFFVVRITTLPVGNPESVHQQNQEGYYDYQGVIHFHTNYSGDATGTFEEIARVAGQQKVDFLISTDHNTLRPLEDKKEGWYQNTLVLAGEELSLPEGYLLALNVKNVTRLPGEKTEEVISDIVKQGGLLFIAHPDHPKWKWKIGDDRGMTGEEILDFADQWYTAQPAAVILSLLSYPFNSSAAFIQLYERPEKTLKGWDRRNEKNKMVGIFAPDFHQAVRVSGKVKIPFPKAEKVLPIAHDHVLLKNPFSGNFQEDKKALYEAIQKGHLYVSMDILENAGGFLFSAKQNGQNVWMGDQLPAGQPAVFSVKLPVNHKFKELTTRLYRNGREVSNSREAALTFETKEAGEYRVEVEVEIPAFWGGTRKVTWIYSNPIYLR
- a CDS encoding squalene/phytoene synthase family protein encodes the protein MTDPFEAIKLALKKNTRSFYLSLMIFPNPVKKQVSVAYLFCKMADTIVDTDLFPKEQRKEVLADFYKVVTGAMALPAVQSLRDHFEPLQPALFLFQQFSLEDQKQILTLFKQVTLGMEMDLEGKSLQNEEELDRYCCHVAGAPGVFLTELFFRYQYLKKEKEKMVALGARLGKGLQLINILRDQREDSERGRVYLPDPERSSHQKIIQKTIGYLDNGLEYVMRVPRRAWRIRLGSLWPLLFAIKTLKRLVNSPRNPLEKIKISRGEIYLTMLFSAVILFSNSGIRRYFKTLKKGIDGLVKGRHSRESGNPEV
- a CDS encoding putative toxin-antitoxin system toxin component, PIN family, with amino-acid sequence MRVVFDTNVLLAAFSTEGLCWKLLLKANRKEFFLYTSPYILNEFKSKLSGKFGFSAEEVEESMNLVAEISRNIDPEEKGIHIKGVCRDKKDDPILACGIASEADFLVTGDSDLLILKKYKGMKIFNSRDFEILLVGFSKK
- a CDS encoding YgiT-type zinc finger protein, translated to MARKYHPCLFCKGPVKEEKVTVDYRWGKDFIVVLKDVPAGVCEVIPPPLF
- a CDS encoding M48 family metallopeptidase; this encodes MEQLDLFQTNETRLLSLEKDFSLKLEKKTKIIVTQNRSHLITVQKKGNHEVHLRVQEVFLHAPHAVWEAIGTFILSPTFQARRIIRDFIARSRPARDSKTARHRLKLNTQGVYYQLKPLFDAVNIENFNQEINCQITWGRTYSRRRRRSISFGTFENFSNLIKINPALDDSKVPEFFIKYILYHEMLHAKFEEKNSREAGRKIHHSKEFYEWERKFPDYEKAIEWEKKNIRLFVK